In one Shinella zoogloeoides genomic region, the following are encoded:
- the ribD gene encoding bifunctional diaminohydroxyphosphoribosylaminopyrimidine deaminase/5-amino-6-(5-phosphoribosylamino)uracil reductase RibD, with product MSGRTEDERFMAAAIRLCRRNLGLTATNPSVACLIVKDGVIVASAVTAPGGRPHAETQALAEAGEAARGATAYVTLEPCSHHGKTPPCADALIAAGVARVVVSVTDPDERVAGRGLSMLRDAGIAVETGVLESDGRNALAAYLTRQTKKRPHVTLKLAVSTDGMLGRLGAGQVAITGPASRGQVHVLRAETDAILIGIGTALADDPELTCRLPGLETRSPVRIVLDPRLELSPASKLARTARQVPVIVVTAKDRKSEPAFAARQEALEALGVEVLICDPRELDALLAALATRGISSLLVEGGARAARSFLDAGLVDRIMLFTGAAAIGKEGVASPFVSGRMPDGFSLRHAARYGADSLQEYERDD from the coding sequence ATGTCCGGCCGCACGGAAGACGAGCGCTTCATGGCGGCGGCGATCCGCCTCTGCCGCCGCAATCTCGGCCTGACGGCCACCAATCCCTCCGTCGCCTGCCTGATCGTCAAGGACGGCGTGATCGTCGCGTCCGCCGTGACGGCGCCCGGCGGACGCCCGCACGCGGAAACGCAGGCGCTGGCCGAGGCCGGCGAGGCGGCGCGCGGCGCGACGGCCTATGTCACCCTCGAACCCTGTTCGCACCACGGCAAGACGCCACCCTGCGCCGATGCGCTGATCGCCGCCGGTGTCGCGCGCGTCGTCGTCTCGGTGACCGATCCGGACGAGCGCGTGGCGGGCAGGGGGCTTTCGATGCTGCGCGACGCCGGCATCGCCGTCGAGACCGGCGTGCTGGAGTCGGACGGCCGCAATGCGCTTGCCGCTTACCTCACTCGCCAGACGAAAAAGCGGCCGCATGTGACTCTGAAACTTGCCGTTTCCACGGATGGCATGCTCGGCCGGCTGGGGGCGGGACAGGTAGCGATCACCGGCCCGGCCTCGCGCGGACAGGTCCATGTCCTGAGGGCGGAGACGGATGCGATCCTCATCGGCATCGGCACGGCGCTCGCCGACGACCCTGAACTCACCTGCCGCCTGCCGGGCCTCGAAACCCGCTCTCCGGTGCGCATCGTGCTCGACCCGCGGCTGGAGCTTTCCCCCGCGTCGAAGCTGGCGCGGACGGCGCGGCAGGTGCCGGTCATCGTCGTGACGGCGAAGGACAGGAAGAGCGAGCCGGCATTTGCCGCGCGGCAGGAGGCGTTGGAGGCACTCGGCGTCGAGGTGCTGATCTGCGATCCGCGCGAGCTTGACGCTCTGCTCGCCGCGCTCGCTACGCGCGGCATCTCCTCGCTTCTTGTCGAGGGCGGCGCGCGCGCGGCGCGATCCTTCCTCGATGCCGGTCTCGTCGACCGGATCATGCTTTTCACCGGCGCGGCGGCTATTGGCAAGGAGGGGGTCGCATCCCCATTTGTTTCCGGGCGGATGCCGGACGGGTTTTCGCTTCGCCATGCGGCCCGCTATGGTGCGGACAGTTTGCAAGAATACGAAAGAGACGATTGA
- a CDS encoding cupin domain-containing protein, with protein MSTQNPPIVNPAKLQLEHWTQGTFYESRDTSFGALLGLKDLGIGYGEVPPGKSGCPFHNHHVEDELFVILEGHGTYRFGEERHLIGPGDVLGAPAGGPETAHQIVNTGTVPLKYLSISSIAATEICEYPDSGKFLAKTRVSTGGTTEFRTIGRAGEEVDYWEGEPGA; from the coding sequence ATGAGCACGCAAAATCCGCCGATCGTCAATCCTGCGAAATTGCAACTGGAGCACTGGACGCAGGGCACCTTCTACGAATCCCGCGACACCTCCTTCGGCGCCCTGCTCGGCCTCAAGGACCTCGGCATCGGATATGGCGAAGTGCCGCCCGGAAAGTCCGGATGTCCCTTCCATAATCATCACGTCGAGGACGAGCTTTTCGTCATCCTCGAGGGCCACGGCACCTACCGCTTTGGCGAAGAGCGGCATCTGATCGGCCCCGGCGACGTGCTCGGCGCACCGGCCGGTGGACCGGAAACGGCGCATCAGATCGTCAATACGGGCACGGTGCCGCTGAAATATCTCTCCATCTCCTCCATCGCGGCGACGGAGATCTGCGAATATCCCGACTCCGGCAAATTCCTCGCCAAGACACGGGTATCGACGGGCGGCACGACGGAGTTCCGCACCATCGGCCGCGCAGGCGAAGAGGTCGATTACTGGGAGGGCGAACCGGGCGCGTGA
- a CDS encoding addiction module antidote protein codes for MEEKTTFKPFDLAHNLDSEEEIVEFLSAAFEEGDAAHIAHCLGIVARARNMAQLARDVGMSRPALYKALSGEGNPEFATVMKIMHALGIGIAPVSRKGDEAA; via the coding sequence ATGGAAGAGAAGACAACGTTCAAACCGTTCGACCTCGCGCATAATCTCGACAGTGAGGAAGAGATCGTCGAATTCCTCTCGGCAGCCTTCGAGGAGGGAGACGCGGCACATATTGCCCATTGTCTCGGCATCGTCGCGCGCGCGCGCAACATGGCGCAACTCGCTCGCGACGTTGGCATGAGCCGGCCGGCGCTCTATAAAGCGCTGAGCGGCGAGGGGAATCCGGAATTCGCGACCGTCATGAAGATCATGCATGCGCTCGGCATCGGCATCGCGCCGGTATCGCGCAAGGGCGATGAGGCGGCCTGA
- a CDS encoding riboflavin synthase — protein MFTGIVTDIGTVEKVEPMNEGVRLRVRTNYDPATIDMGASIAHSGTCLTVTALPEEGANARWFEVEAWEEALRLTTIATWKPGTHINLERSLKIGDELGGHIVSGHVDGKAEILSIEAEGDATRFRIRAPEGLERFVAPKGSIALDGTSLTVNAVDGAVFDVLLIRHTLEVTTWGERKAGDFVNFEVDTMARYAARLAEFPTPKA, from the coding sequence ATGTTTACCGGCATTGTCACGGATATCGGAACGGTGGAGAAGGTCGAGCCCATGAACGAGGGGGTCCGCCTGCGCGTGCGCACCAACTACGACCCCGCCACGATCGACATGGGCGCCTCCATCGCCCATTCCGGCACCTGCCTCACGGTGACGGCACTGCCGGAAGAGGGGGCCAATGCCCGCTGGTTCGAGGTCGAGGCTTGGGAAGAGGCGCTGCGCCTGACGACGATCGCCACATGGAAGCCCGGCACGCACATCAATCTCGAGCGCTCGCTGAAGATCGGCGACGAGCTCGGCGGCCACATCGTCTCCGGCCATGTCGACGGCAAGGCGGAAATCCTCTCCATCGAGGCGGAAGGGGACGCGACGCGCTTTCGCATCCGCGCGCCGGAGGGGCTGGAGCGCTTCGTCGCCCCGAAGGGCTCGATCGCGCTCGACGGCACCTCGCTCACCGTCAACGCGGTGGATGGCGCCGTCTTCGACGTGCTCCTCATCCGCCATACGCTGGAAGTGACCACCTGGGGCGAGCGCAAGGCGGGCGACTTCGTCAACTTCGAGGTCGATACGATGGCGCGCTACGCGGCACGGCTTGCGGAGTTCCCCACGCCCAAGGCGTGA
- the glyA gene encoding serine hydroxymethyltransferase has translation MSQSSATDVFFTRSLADTDPEIFGSIQKELGRQRHEIELIASENIVSRAVLEAQGSIMTNKYAEGYPGKRYYGGCQFVDIAEELAIERAKKLFGVNFANVQPNSGSQMNQAVFLALLQPGDTFMGLDLNSGGHLTHGSPVNMSGKWFNVVSYGVREGDHLLDMDDVAEKARKNKPKLIIAGGTAYSRIWDWKRFREIADEVGAYLMVDMAHIAGLVAGGQHPSPFPHCHVATTTTHKSLRGPRGGVVLTNDEDIAKKINSAVFPGLQGGPLMHIIAAKAVAFGEALQPEFQEYAAQVVKNAKALAETLKAGGLDIVSGGTDNHLMLVDLRKKNATGKRAEAALGRAYVTCNKNGIPFDPEKPFVTSGVRLGTPAGTTRGFKEAEFKEIGNLIVEVLDGLKVANSDEGNAGVEAAVREKVVKLTDRFPMYPYM, from the coding sequence ATGAGCCAGTCTTCCGCCACCGACGTTTTCTTCACGCGTTCCCTTGCCGATACCGATCCGGAAATCTTCGGCTCGATCCAGAAGGAACTCGGTCGCCAGCGCCATGAGATCGAACTGATCGCCTCGGAGAACATCGTTTCGCGCGCCGTGCTCGAAGCCCAGGGCTCGATCATGACGAACAAGTATGCCGAAGGCTATCCTGGCAAGCGCTACTATGGCGGCTGCCAGTTCGTCGATATCGCGGAAGAACTTGCCATCGAGCGCGCCAAGAAGCTGTTCGGCGTCAACTTCGCCAACGTGCAGCCCAATTCCGGCTCGCAGATGAACCAGGCCGTCTTCCTCGCGCTCTTGCAGCCGGGCGACACCTTCATGGGTCTTGACCTCAATTCGGGCGGTCACCTGACGCACGGCTCGCCGGTCAACATGTCCGGCAAGTGGTTCAACGTCGTCTCCTACGGTGTGCGCGAAGGCGACCATCTGCTCGACATGGACGACGTCGCCGAGAAGGCGCGCAAGAACAAGCCGAAGCTCATCATCGCCGGCGGCACCGCCTATTCGCGCATCTGGGACTGGAAGCGCTTCCGCGAGATCGCCGATGAAGTCGGCGCCTACCTGATGGTCGACATGGCCCACATTGCCGGCCTCGTCGCCGGTGGCCAGCATCCGTCGCCGTTCCCGCATTGCCACGTTGCCACGACCACGACGCACAAGTCGCTGCGCGGCCCGCGTGGCGGCGTCGTGCTGACGAACGACGAGGATATCGCCAAGAAGATCAACTCGGCCGTCTTCCCGGGCCTCCAGGGCGGTCCGCTGATGCACATCATCGCGGCCAAGGCCGTCGCCTTCGGCGAAGCGCTGCAGCCGGAGTTCCAGGAATACGCCGCACAGGTCGTCAAGAACGCCAAGGCGCTTGCCGAGACGCTGAAGGCCGGCGGCCTCGACATCGTCTCCGGTGGCACCGACAATCACCTGATGCTGGTCGACCTGCGCAAGAAGAACGCGACCGGCAAGCGTGCGGAAGCCGCGCTCGGCCGCGCCTACGTCACCTGCAACAAGAACGGCATCCCGTTCGACCCTGAAAAGCCGTTCGTCACCTCGGGCGTCCGCCTCGGCACGCCGGCCGGCACGACCCGCGGCTTCAAGGAAGCCGAGTTCAAGGAAATCGGCAACCTGATCGTCGAGGTTCTCGACGGCCTGAAGGTCGCCAATTCCGACGAGGGCAATGCGGGCGTCGAGGCGGCCGTGCGGGAAAAGGTCGTCAAGCTGACGGACCGCTTCCCGATGTATCCCTATATGTAA
- the ldtR gene encoding transcriptional regulator LdtR, whose translation MNTKIKTQQVPAVDPQEDAIRNLYLESLHLVERLHRRLLDVIKDEFDRAGRSDVNAVQALLLFNIGNSELTAGELRSRGYYLGSNVSYNVKKLVDLGFINHQRSRIDRRSVRISLTESGQEVAETVAKLYERHIGSIQKVGGIGEGEFNQMNKLLQRLDRFWNDSILYRL comes from the coding sequence ATGAACACCAAGATCAAGACGCAGCAGGTCCCCGCCGTCGATCCGCAGGAAGACGCGATCCGCAACCTCTACCTCGAATCCCTCCACCTCGTCGAACGCCTGCACCGTCGCCTGCTCGACGTCATCAAGGACGAATTCGACCGCGCCGGCCGCTCCGACGTCAACGCCGTCCAGGCGCTGCTGCTCTTCAACATCGGCAACTCGGAACTGACCGCAGGTGAGCTGCGCTCGCGCGGCTACTATCTCGGCTCGAACGTCTCCTACAACGTCAAGAAGCTGGTCGACCTCGGCTTCATCAACCACCAGCGCTCGCGCATCGACCGTCGTTCCGTCCGCATCAGCCTGACGGAAAGCGGCCAGGAAGTCGCCGAGACCGTTGCCAAGCTCTACGAGCGTCATATCGGCTCGATCCAGAAGGTCGGCGGCATCGGCGAAGGCGAATTCAACCAGATGAACAAGCTGCTCCAGCGCCTCGACCGCTTCTGGAACGACTCGATCCTCTACCGCCTGTAA
- a CDS encoding type II toxin-antitoxin system RelE/ParE family toxin, which produces MFTLVASSVFEKWFGGLKDYRASARIRQRLARLEQGHVGDAKPVGEGVSEMRIDHGPGYRVYFMRSGSVVIVLLCGGDKGSQSRDIKEAKRIAREWKE; this is translated from the coding sequence ATGTTCACCCTGGTCGCGAGCAGCGTATTCGAGAAATGGTTCGGCGGCCTCAAGGATTACCGTGCGAGCGCTCGCATTCGCCAGCGACTTGCCCGGCTGGAGCAGGGGCATGTCGGAGATGCAAAGCCCGTTGGCGAGGGCGTCAGCGAGATGCGTATCGATCACGGCCCGGGCTATCGCGTCTATTTCATGCGCAGCGGTTCGGTCGTCATCGTTCTCCTCTGCGGTGGGGACAAGGGAAGCCAGAGCAGGGACATCAAGGAAGCCAAACGGATCGCGCGGGAGTGGAAGGAGTGA
- the nrdR gene encoding transcriptional regulator NrdR, with amino-acid sequence MRCPYCGSEDSQVKDSRPAEDGAAIRRRRICPDCGGRFTTFERVQLRELMVAKKTGRKAPFDRDKLLKSFEIALRKRPVDRDRIERAVSGIVRRLESSGETEISSEEIGLQVLEALKALDDVGFVRYASVYRDFSHVDDFEKILAEVAAKIARDPGADG; translated from the coding sequence ATGCGCTGCCCCTATTGCGGTTCGGAAGATTCGCAGGTGAAGGATTCCCGTCCCGCAGAGGACGGGGCCGCCATTCGCCGCCGTCGCATCTGCCCGGATTGCGGCGGTCGTTTCACGACCTTCGAACGGGTGCAGCTACGCGAGTTGATGGTCGCCAAGAAGACGGGCCGCAAGGCCCCCTTCGACCGCGACAAGCTCCTGAAATCCTTCGAGATCGCGCTTCGCAAGCGGCCCGTCGACCGGGACCGCATCGAACGCGCGGTCTCAGGGATCGTCCGCCGGCTGGAAAGCTCCGGCGAGACGGAAATCTCGTCCGAGGAAATCGGCCTCCAGGTGCTGGAAGCGCTGAAGGCGCTCGATGACGTGGGCTTCGTGCGCTACGCCTCGGTCTACCGCGACTTCTCCCATGTCGACGATTTCGAGAAGATTCTCGCTGAAGTCGCCGCCAAGATCGCCCGGGATCCGGGCGCAGACGGCTAG
- a CDS encoding DUF6163 family protein → MVADSAKGPRPSLTDTLFMLFLRLVAVASLWFALQYWAMLTGFSFSGRGRFDLLPPAWKAASTALAVLFPVAAVGLWLLVSWGPVIWLIAAATEIAMHEVYPSIFGINRLLVFMHLAVAGVFVLFHLALFIQRRRQSRTVRSDSP, encoded by the coding sequence ATGGTTGCTGATTCTGCCAAAGGCCCAAGACCGAGCCTGACCGACACGCTCTTCATGCTGTTCCTGCGGCTGGTGGCGGTGGCTTCGCTGTGGTTCGCGCTGCAGTACTGGGCGATGCTGACGGGCTTCTCCTTCAGCGGGCGGGGGCGGTTCGATCTCCTGCCGCCGGCCTGGAAGGCGGCGTCCACGGCGCTCGCCGTGCTCTTTCCCGTTGCCGCCGTCGGCCTCTGGCTTCTCGTGTCCTGGGGGCCGGTGATCTGGCTCATCGCCGCGGCCACGGAAATCGCCATGCATGAGGTCTATCCGTCCATTTTCGGAATCAACCGGCTCCTGGTTTTCATGCACCTCGCCGTTGCCGGCGTCTTCGTGCTTTTCCACCTGGCGCTCTTCATCCAGCGCCGCCGCCAGAGCCGCACGGTAAGAAGTGATTCACCCTGA
- a CDS encoding GGDEF domain-containing protein — protein sequence MTPDYNTLLLAIGLSGFCLSATLFATWMSARVERFLLSWSLGIGCIVPAVATYSFYFENPDFRIGCMAFMLHFLGFAFIYGAAYRFRTGRSGRRRMVAVFVAGSVVALPWLVVGYDGVGFIALNLFVAGCLAATASEYWYGRKEAPLPLTGIVVLYLLTAVSFVLCAAVLIHDGQWVMGHAPSNWAENLNLVMAIIGITGIGAMSLALNQWRVAGSHQRAANTDALTGLLNRRALFERYGEEAVNEHRAAIAFDLDSFKSVNDRYGHAAGDAVLKVFADVLRDACGTAACVARLGGEEFIVVLDRTLAERAQRVAEHVRSDFAAKLIPIGGRSITCTVSAGIALGNAQCTSFDSLLSNADKALYISKRNGRNLVSLAA from the coding sequence ATGACGCCTGACTACAACACGCTCCTCCTGGCGATCGGGCTGTCCGGCTTCTGCCTTTCGGCGACGCTGTTCGCCACATGGATGTCCGCCCGCGTCGAACGCTTCCTGCTTTCCTGGTCCCTCGGCATCGGCTGCATCGTGCCTGCTGTCGCCACCTACAGCTTCTATTTTGAAAACCCGGATTTCCGCATCGGCTGCATGGCCTTCATGCTTCATTTCCTGGGTTTCGCTTTCATCTACGGTGCCGCTTACCGCTTTCGCACCGGGCGCAGCGGCCGCCGACGCATGGTCGCGGTCTTCGTGGCGGGGTCCGTCGTTGCGCTGCCATGGCTCGTGGTCGGCTATGACGGGGTCGGCTTCATCGCCCTCAACCTGTTTGTGGCCGGCTGCCTTGCCGCAACGGCATCGGAATACTGGTATGGCCGGAAAGAGGCCCCCCTGCCGCTGACGGGGATCGTCGTTCTCTACCTGCTGACGGCCGTGTCCTTCGTTCTGTGCGCCGCCGTGCTCATCCATGACGGCCAATGGGTGATGGGCCACGCGCCGAGCAATTGGGCGGAAAACCTCAATCTCGTCATGGCGATCATCGGCATCACCGGCATCGGCGCCATGTCGCTGGCGCTGAACCAGTGGCGTGTCGCCGGCAGCCACCAGCGCGCCGCCAATACGGACGCCCTGACGGGTCTCCTGAACCGTCGCGCGCTTTTCGAGCGCTACGGCGAGGAGGCCGTCAACGAGCACAGGGCCGCCATCGCCTTCGACCTCGACAGCTTCAAGTCGGTCAACGACCGTTACGGCCATGCGGCCGGCGATGCGGTGCTGAAAGTCTTCGCGGACGTGCTGCGCGATGCCTGCGGCACGGCGGCCTGCGTGGCGCGCCTTGGCGGGGAGGAGTTCATCGTCGTGCTGGACCGGACCTTGGCGGAGCGGGCGCAGCGCGTCGCCGAGCACGTCCGTTCGGATTTCGCGGCAAAGCTCATCCCGATCGGCGGACGCTCCATCACCTGCACCGTGAGCGCTGGCATCGCCCTGGGCAATGCGCAGTGCACGAGCTTCGATTCCCTGCTCAGCAATGCCGACAAGGCGCTCTACATATCCAAGCGCAACGGCCGCAACCTCGTTTCGCTGGCCGCCTGA
- a CDS encoding MFS transporter yields MSTGTVEGLERELSAARRNVFLLMFAQALLASAGPIAFSVGGLAGYNLLGEDKSLATAPLTAFNVGVALGAILVAVAARMLGRAYGFIVGALIGAAGGLIAAIALFRGDFWLFALGFVLIGISGGFAQKIRFAAADASPSFYKPRAISWILAGGVISAVLGPQVVILTKDLFEPVLFAGAFVALVPLCGAAILIFLFLRLPDHKAAGAASGEAVRPLREIVLTQRFLTGMVCGISSYALMTFMMTGAPLAMVIGCGFSPEMATLGIQWHVLAMFGPSFFTGMLIQRFGTEKVVAAGLLILMACAAVAHAGIALWNFWGALILLGIGWNFGFIGATAIVASSYRPHEADKVQGFHDIILFGAVALASFSSGKVFNAYGWQTINLMFWPITGISLVLVLLLVLRSRRAAA; encoded by the coding sequence ATGAGCACTGGTACGGTCGAAGGTCTTGAACGGGAGCTTTCGGCCGCACGCCGCAACGTCTTCCTGCTGATGTTTGCGCAGGCGCTGCTCGCCTCGGCTGGCCCCATCGCCTTCTCCGTCGGCGGCCTTGCCGGCTACAACCTGCTCGGCGAGGACAAGTCGCTCGCCACCGCCCCGCTGACCGCCTTCAATGTCGGCGTGGCGCTCGGCGCCATCCTCGTCGCGGTCGCGGCGCGCATGCTCGGCCGGGCCTATGGCTTCATCGTCGGCGCGCTCATCGGCGCGGCGGGCGGCCTGATCGCCGCCATCGCGCTCTTCCGCGGCGATTTCTGGCTGTTTGCCCTCGGCTTCGTGCTCATCGGCATTTCCGGCGGATTTGCGCAGAAGATCCGCTTTGCCGCGGCCGATGCCTCGCCGTCCTTCTACAAGCCGCGCGCCATCTCGTGGATTCTCGCCGGCGGCGTCATTTCCGCCGTGCTGGGGCCGCAGGTGGTCATCCTCACCAAGGACCTCTTCGAGCCGGTGCTCTTCGCCGGTGCCTTCGTGGCGCTGGTGCCGCTCTGCGGCGCGGCGATCCTGATCTTCCTGTTCCTGCGCCTGCCCGACCACAAGGCGGCCGGCGCCGCGAGCGGCGAGGCCGTGCGCCCGCTCCGCGAGATCGTGCTGACCCAGCGCTTCCTGACCGGCATGGTCTGCGGCATCTCCTCCTATGCGCTGATGACCTTCATGATGACGGGCGCGCCGCTCGCCATGGTCATCGGCTGCGGCTTCTCGCCGGAAATGGCGACGCTCGGCATCCAGTGGCATGTGCTCGCCATGTTCGGCCCGAGCTTCTTCACCGGCATGCTGATCCAGCGGTTCGGCACGGAGAAGGTGGTGGCCGCCGGCCTCCTCATCCTCATGGCCTGCGCGGCCGTCGCCCATGCGGGCATCGCGCTGTGGAATTTCTGGGGCGCGCTCATCCTGCTCGGCATCGGCTGGAACTTCGGCTTCATCGGCGCCACCGCCATCGTCGCCTCCAGCTACCGCCCGCACGAGGCCGACAAGGTGCAGGGCTTCCACGACATCATCCTGTTCGGTGCCGTGGCGCTCGCTTCCTTCTCCTCGGGCAAGGTGTTCAACGCCTATGGCTGGCAGACGATCAACCTGATGTTCTGGCCGATCACCGGCATCAGCCTGGTTCTCGTGCTGCTTCTGGTTTTGCGCTCCCGCCGAGCGGCAGCCTGA
- the ribH gene encoding 6,7-dimethyl-8-ribityllumazine synthase, protein MANTDNPHLLIVEARFYDDMADAMLDGAKHALAASGATYDIVTVMGALEIPAAISMALDGMENGGTWYDGFVALGMVIRGETYHFDIVANESSRALMDLSVSEALAIGNGILTVENDEQGWARARRSEGDKGGFAARAALTMIELKKKLGGEQ, encoded by the coding sequence ATGGCCAACACCGATAATCCCCATCTTCTCATCGTCGAGGCCCGCTTCTACGACGACATGGCCGATGCGATGCTCGACGGCGCCAAGCATGCGCTCGCCGCTTCCGGCGCCACCTACGACATCGTGACCGTCATGGGCGCGCTGGAAATCCCGGCCGCGATCTCCATGGCGCTCGACGGCATGGAAAACGGCGGCACCTGGTATGACGGCTTCGTCGCTCTCGGCATGGTCATCCGCGGCGAGACCTACCATTTCGACATCGTCGCCAACGAATCTAGCCGCGCGCTGATGGACCTGTCCGTCAGCGAGGCTCTGGCCATCGGCAACGGCATCCTGACCGTCGAGAACGACGAGCAGGGCTGGGCGCGTGCGCGCCGTTCGGAAGGCGACAAGGGCGGCTTTGCGGCCCGCGCGGCGCTGACCATGATCGAACTGAAGAAGAAACTGGGCGGCGAACAGTGA
- a CDS encoding L,D-transpeptidase family protein, whose product MSRKTGIDVFSRRAFLRSAATFGAAAVAGPTLAQTALDDILNAPRRGNWDDQFDAEASRTAVTVVSNNPIFGSGSSGYLQQAIVNYQSIVSSGGWPTVNTQQKLEMGVADPAVQQLRQRLIISGDLPPSAGTNGAFDSYVDGAVKRFQARHGLPSDGAVGEYTLKALNVPADVRLGQLQTNLVRLQAMSGDLGRRYVMVNIPAAYIEAVEDGRVASRHTAIVGKIDRQSPVLNSKIYEVILNPYWTAPRSIIQKDIMPLMRKDSTYLSRNSIRLFDGSGAEVSPETVDWNAEKAPNLMFRQDPGKINAMSSTKINFHNEHQVYMHDTPQQGLFNKLMRFESSGCVRVQNVRDLSLWLLKDTPGWSRQQMEATIKSGVNTPIKLAEEVPVFFTYITAWSAKDRVVQFRDDIYQKDGATELALQTGYNQEGGQAVDSDLLPQ is encoded by the coding sequence ATGTCTCGCAAAACCGGAATTGATGTGTTCTCGCGCCGCGCTTTCCTGCGCTCTGCCGCAACCTTTGGCGCTGCCGCCGTGGCCGGGCCGACGCTGGCCCAGACGGCGCTCGACGACATTCTCAATGCTCCGCGCCGCGGCAACTGGGATGACCAGTTCGATGCCGAGGCTTCGCGTACTGCCGTCACCGTAGTCTCCAACAATCCGATCTTCGGTTCCGGCAGTTCCGGCTACCTCCAGCAGGCGATCGTCAACTACCAGAGCATCGTCTCGAGCGGCGGCTGGCCGACGGTCAACACGCAGCAGAAGCTCGAAATGGGCGTTGCCGATCCGGCCGTGCAGCAGCTTCGCCAGCGCCTGATCATCTCGGGTGACCTGCCGCCCTCGGCCGGTACGAACGGTGCCTTCGATTCCTACGTGGACGGCGCCGTCAAGCGCTTCCAGGCCCGTCACGGCCTGCCGTCCGACGGCGCCGTCGGCGAGTATACGCTGAAAGCGCTGAACGTTCCTGCCGATGTCCGCCTCGGCCAGCTCCAGACGAACCTCGTGCGCCTGCAGGCGATGTCCGGCGATCTTGGCCGCCGCTACGTCATGGTTAACATCCCGGCCGCCTATATCGAAGCCGTCGAGGACGGCCGCGTCGCCTCGCGCCACACCGCCATCGTCGGCAAGATCGATCGCCAGTCGCCGGTGCTGAACTCCAAGATCTATGAGGTGATCCTCAATCCCTACTGGACCGCGCCGCGTTCGATCATCCAGAAGGACATCATGCCGCTGATGCGCAAGGATTCGACCTACCTGTCGCGCAACTCGATCCGCCTCTTCGACGGTTCGGGCGCCGAGGTTTCGCCGGAGACGGTCGACTGGAATGCCGAAAAGGCACCGAACCTGATGTTCCGTCAGGACCCGGGCAAGATCAACGCGATGTCCTCGACGAAGATCAACTTCCACAACGAGCATCAGGTCTACATGCACGATACGCCCCAGCAGGGCCTGTTCAACAAGCTGATGCGCTTCGAATCGTCGGGCTGCGTGCGCGTGCAGAACGTGCGCGACCTTTCGCTCTGGCTGCTCAAGGACACGCCCGGCTGGTCGCGCCAGCAGATGGAGGCGACCATCAAGAGCGGCGTCAACACGCCGATCAAGCTTGCCGAGGAAGTTCCTGTTTTCTTCACCTACATCACCGCCTGGTCGGCCAAGGACCGCGTCGTGCAGTTCCGCGACGACATCTACCAGAAGGACGGCGCCACCGAACTCGCCCTCCAGACCGGCTACAACCAGGAAGGCGGACAGGCCGTCGACAGCGACCTCCTGCCGCAATAA
- the nusB gene encoding transcription antitermination factor NusB, whose translation MTTDKDQQPVKPANQRGAARLAAVQALYQMDIGGTGVLEIVAEYEAHRLGQELDGDTYLKADASWFRSIVSGVVRDQRQLDPMIGAALQDDWALSRLDSTVRAILRAGTFELRERKDVPVAVIVTEYVEIAKAFFEDEEPKLVNAVLDRIAKQVRPDTRK comes from the coding sequence GTGACGACGGACAAGGACCAGCAGCCGGTAAAGCCGGCCAACCAGCGCGGCGCGGCGCGTCTTGCCGCCGTGCAGGCGCTCTACCAGATGGACATCGGCGGCACCGGCGTGCTGGAGATCGTCGCCGAATACGAAGCGCACCGCCTCGGCCAGGAGCTGGACGGCGACACTTACCTGAAAGCGGATGCCTCCTGGTTCCGCTCGATCGTCTCGGGCGTCGTGCGCGACCAGCGCCAGCTCGACCCGATGATCGGCGCGGCGCTGCAGGATGACTGGGCGCTCTCCCGTCTCGATTCCACCGTGCGCGCCATCCTGCGCGCCGGCACCTTCGAGCTCAGGGAACGCAAGGACGTGCCCGTCGCCGTGATCGTCACGGAATATGTCGAGATCGCCAAGGCGTTCTTCGAAGACGAGGAACCAAAGCTGGTGAACGCGGTGCTGGACCGGATCGCCAAGCAGGTCCGGCCCGATACACGTAAATAA